One segment of Novipirellula aureliae DNA contains the following:
- a CDS encoding MlaE family ABC transporter permease → MTRWVTEWGSAVVDGVTMVGDITLFAWQMFQWLFTRLPRRGTMLINFYQVGVLSLPVVALTGTFIGMVLAVNSYQQFDILGLESRLGVVINKSLVRELGPVLAATMLAGRVGSAMAAVLGTMRVTEQIDALTTMGADPIHYLVVPRFLACICLIPALTVMADFMGIVGGYFYSVVIFGIDHAAYLNHSRDNVMGYDLFSGIFKSFFFGGVIAIVSCYRGFHCEAGAEGVGKAATAAFVYSFVLILAIDLVLNILLDSLYFSFFPPGPSIL, encoded by the coding sequence ATGACTCGCTGGGTCACCGAATGGGGATCCGCTGTCGTCGATGGGGTGACCATGGTGGGCGACATTACGTTGTTCGCTTGGCAGATGTTCCAGTGGTTGTTCACGCGACTGCCAAGACGGGGGACGATGCTTATTAATTTTTATCAAGTGGGTGTGCTGAGTTTACCGGTCGTCGCGCTAACGGGCACATTTATCGGCATGGTATTGGCCGTCAACAGCTACCAACAATTTGACATATTAGGTTTAGAATCGCGGCTCGGAGTCGTCATCAACAAATCGCTCGTTCGCGAGCTTGGGCCGGTTTTGGCAGCCACGATGTTGGCGGGCCGAGTCGGCAGCGCGATGGCGGCGGTACTCGGAACGATGCGAGTGACCGAGCAGATCGATGCATTGACGACGATGGGCGCGGACCCGATCCACTATTTGGTTGTACCTCGGTTTCTAGCGTGTATCTGTTTGATCCCCGCTTTGACAGTCATGGCTGACTTTATGGGAATCGTCGGCGGTTATTTTTACAGTGTTGTGATCTTCGGGATCGACCATGCTGCCTACCTCAATCATTCGCGTGACAACGTGATGGGGTACGATCTATTCAGCGGCATCTTTAAGAGTTTTTTCTTTGGTGGCGTGATTGCAATTGTCAGTTGTTATCGTGGATTTCATTGTGAAGCGGGAGCGGAAGGAGTGGGCAAAGCCGCGACGGCTGCTTTCGTTTATTCGTTTGTCTTGATATTGGCGATTGACTTGGTGCTCAACATCTTGCTCGATTCCCTATACTTTAGCTTCTTTCCTCCAGGCCCCTCGATCCTATGA
- a CDS encoding sensor histidine kinase, with the protein MMKRSGLIAAGFGILAWLLFGAWQWRETTRQNELIRGNLVSQAESILDCLVATVQSHRWISPYFQSQLPTMLEEIANSPNVLAVSIQLRDNALDSDDTTIEHYRAGNQNLIKMPGPLSNHWQPEGYYAVREFELRSDPPMGPPSGRGGGGGGGMGLGRKLRQSIDANDESTDEHKLTVMLVLDRHGVGRQIQREARNRWLLVLLGGLLIFVTGWTWRTTVRLAESQGHAGILRAEAHHFAQLSHAAAGLAHETRNPLGLIRGWAQRLVQQQMPSEEQQQQAEAIVEECDRVTARINEFLSFARPVEPQLAPVPLRDLVEQLRTLLESDLAIKQVQFDVEGIPKDLRILAAAESLRQAIFNLVQNAVSFAKYAGCVTIRANQTRNGVWCIEVLDDGEGVESKNIESLFEPYFTTRSSGTGLGLAIVQRIAIAHHWIARYKPNPSGGAIFQIDEIEEANRNP; encoded by the coding sequence ATGATGAAACGTTCTGGGCTAATCGCTGCCGGATTTGGCATCTTGGCGTGGCTTCTTTTTGGTGCCTGGCAATGGCGAGAAACGACTCGCCAAAACGAGTTGATTCGCGGCAACTTGGTTAGCCAGGCTGAATCGATTCTCGATTGCTTGGTAGCGACCGTTCAATCGCATCGCTGGATCAGTCCCTACTTTCAAAGTCAGTTGCCGACGATGTTGGAGGAGATCGCGAATTCGCCGAACGTCCTAGCGGTATCCATCCAGCTTCGTGACAACGCTTTGGATTCCGACGATACGACGATCGAGCACTACCGCGCAGGGAACCAAAACCTGATCAAGATGCCCGGTCCACTTTCAAATCATTGGCAACCGGAAGGCTATTACGCCGTTCGTGAATTCGAACTTCGCAGTGATCCTCCGATGGGGCCTCCATCGGGCCGAGGAGGAGGAGGAGGAGGAGGCATGGGATTGGGTCGAAAACTGAGGCAAAGCATTGATGCCAACGACGAATCAACGGACGAACACAAGCTGACCGTGATGCTGGTTCTCGATCGACATGGCGTCGGCCGTCAAATTCAGCGGGAAGCTCGAAATCGTTGGCTGTTGGTTCTACTGGGGGGACTTTTAATTTTTGTCACGGGCTGGACCTGGCGAACGACCGTGCGATTGGCAGAATCGCAAGGGCACGCGGGTATTTTGCGGGCGGAAGCTCACCACTTCGCTCAGCTAAGCCATGCGGCAGCAGGTTTGGCGCACGAAACACGTAACCCGCTAGGCTTGATCCGTGGTTGGGCCCAGCGTCTTGTTCAACAGCAAATGCCATCGGAGGAGCAGCAACAGCAGGCGGAAGCCATTGTCGAAGAATGTGACCGTGTAACCGCTCGTATCAATGAGTTCCTATCGTTCGCTCGACCTGTCGAACCACAGCTTGCACCGGTGCCACTCCGAGATCTCGTCGAGCAACTGCGGACGCTACTCGAATCCGACTTGGCGATCAAACAGGTCCAGTTTGATGTCGAGGGTATCCCGAAAGACTTAAGAATTCTTGCGGCTGCTGAATCGCTTCGTCAAGCGATCTTCAATCTTGTTCAGAATGCCGTCTCCTTTGCAAAGTACGCAGGATGTGTCACGATCCGAGCGAACCAAACGCGAAATGGTGTCTGGTGCATTGAAGTGCTTGACGACGGCGAGGGTGTCGAATCGAAGAATATCGAATCGCTGTTCGAACCCTACTTTACGACTCGCTCAAGCGGCACCGGTCTAGGGCTTGCCATTGTCCAGCGAATCGCGATCGCCCACCACTGGATCGCCCGCTACAAACCAAATCCAAGTGGCGGGGCCATTTTTCAAATCGACGAGATTGAAGAAGCAAACCGGAATCCATGA
- a CDS encoding sigma-54-dependent transcriptional regulator, translating into MTEPKHTLLIVDDEPSQRKLLGGYFTSLGYAVTEAPSAEKMLAILDKATPDLILLDVRLPGMSGIESLPRIRERAVSVPVLLITAYADIRQAVVAVKAGATDYLSKPLDLQELNVAVEDALNIQSAMSTYENEPLPELPRDFIVASRTMRQVLHTAAILAPSDAPVLILGPSGSGKEGIAKLIHQWSPRLDQPFLATNCGAMPENLVESELFGHVKGAFTGASENRVGLFRSASGGTLFLDEIGELPLTLQPKLLRALETQQITPVGTDKPITVDVRLVAATNRDLANDVEIGRFREDLYYRINVIELEIPSLANRREDVLPLAKYFATQYAGRAVRLSPQASQQLLGGQWPGNVRELRNVIQRACLLCRGDVILPEHLGPLAANMTGQSHSNSTGTDWSDTNRLSQVERATIVATLDECGGNRTHAAQKLGISRRTLLNKLKEMESENG; encoded by the coding sequence ATGACCGAACCGAAGCATACCCTATTGATCGTTGATGATGAGCCCTCTCAACGCAAGTTGCTTGGCGGGTACTTTACGTCGCTCGGCTATGCGGTGACCGAAGCACCGTCGGCGGAAAAGATGTTGGCGATACTTGACAAGGCAACACCCGACTTGATTTTGCTTGACGTTCGCTTGCCAGGCATGTCAGGTATTGAATCATTGCCACGGATTCGTGAACGTGCGGTATCGGTTCCGGTTTTGCTAATCACGGCGTATGCGGATATTCGACAAGCCGTCGTGGCTGTCAAAGCAGGAGCGACCGATTACTTATCGAAGCCGCTCGATCTACAAGAGCTAAACGTGGCGGTCGAGGATGCGCTCAATATCCAATCCGCAATGTCCACGTACGAAAATGAGCCTCTCCCCGAATTGCCTCGCGATTTCATCGTTGCCAGTCGTACGATGCGACAAGTGCTGCATACGGCCGCGATTCTCGCTCCATCCGACGCCCCCGTGCTGATCCTCGGGCCGAGTGGGTCGGGCAAGGAGGGGATCGCAAAACTTATCCATCAATGGAGCCCACGCCTCGATCAACCTTTCTTAGCCACCAATTGTGGTGCAATGCCGGAAAATTTGGTTGAAAGCGAACTGTTTGGGCACGTCAAAGGGGCGTTCACGGGGGCTTCGGAAAACCGCGTTGGCTTATTCCGATCCGCATCGGGTGGCACCCTCTTTTTGGATGAAATTGGCGAGTTGCCACTGACCCTGCAACCGAAGTTACTTCGTGCTTTGGAAACCCAGCAAATCACTCCGGTGGGTACCGACAAGCCGATCACGGTCGATGTACGATTGGTTGCAGCCACCAATCGCGATTTAGCAAACGATGTGGAAATCGGACGGTTTCGAGAAGACTTGTATTATCGAATCAATGTCATTGAATTAGAGATTCCATCGTTGGCCAACCGGCGAGAAGACGTTCTGCCATTGGCGAAGTATTTTGCGACCCAGTATGCCGGGCGGGCCGTTCGTTTATCGCCTCAAGCGTCTCAACAGCTGCTCGGCGGCCAGTGGCCAGGGAACGTCCGCGAACTTCGCAATGTGATTCAACGAGCCTGCCTGTTGTGCCGAGGTGATGTGATCTTGCCCGAACATCTCGGCCCGTTGGCAGCGAACATGACGGGGCAAAGCCACTCAAACTCGACTGGCACCGATTGGTCGGATACAAACCGATTGTCGCAAGTCGAACGGGCGACCATTGTAGCCACGCTCGATGAGTGCGGCGGCAATCGAACTCATGCGGCACAGAAACTTGGAATCAGCCGCCGCACGCTGCTTAATAAATTGAAGGAAATGGAATCGGAGAATGGCTGA
- a CDS encoding MlaD family protein, protein MDDNKLRFGVGVLVISSIGIGIILTFLFGAFPDVLSQDYKLSVKFPSAEGVGPNTPVLRDGVRIGRIEDINLLPEGGVLVSLSMDPAQKLEHRYIPVIGNGSLVTGESTVEFVRADPAKLAEIFPQDTTIVEVPYGDGDYLDYGERKLNPYSAIVNMEQQMADTLESIRNAGESVSRAGSNVNQLAVDVQGTVGQADEKIDRISEEAVIALEEFQGAMREVRELVGNPALRDGLQDSIALLPNLLNDAQKTLESTQSTFEGLQRVSDRFERVGAEAELTVASARKTVDSVDRTVRNVEMFTQPLAERGGELVDQVLRSLASVDRTLIEVETFGKAFNNSNGSFRRFLEDDDIYYDIKRTIGNIEEASARIRPILDDIRIFSDKIARDPRELGVRGAISQRASGLGLK, encoded by the coding sequence ATGGACGATAATAAACTTAGGTTCGGCGTCGGCGTGCTTGTCATTTCCTCGATCGGGATCGGCATCATTTTGACGTTCCTGTTTGGTGCGTTTCCCGACGTGTTGAGCCAAGACTACAAGTTGTCAGTAAAGTTCCCATCGGCCGAAGGGGTTGGCCCGAACACGCCCGTACTACGCGATGGGGTACGAATTGGACGCATCGAAGATATCAATTTGTTACCGGAAGGGGGCGTTTTAGTCAGTCTATCGATGGACCCGGCGCAAAAACTCGAACATCGCTATATCCCTGTGATCGGAAACGGATCATTGGTTACCGGCGAATCAACGGTCGAATTCGTACGGGCGGATCCAGCGAAATTGGCTGAGATTTTCCCCCAAGACACCACCATCGTCGAGGTTCCTTACGGCGACGGCGATTATCTCGACTATGGTGAAAGAAAGTTAAATCCCTATAGTGCTATCGTCAATATGGAACAGCAAATGGCCGATACCCTCGAGTCGATACGCAACGCTGGCGAATCGGTTTCGCGTGCCGGCTCGAATGTGAATCAGTTGGCCGTTGACGTTCAAGGGACGGTCGGGCAAGCCGACGAGAAGATCGATCGAATTTCCGAAGAAGCTGTCATCGCTCTCGAAGAGTTTCAAGGCGCGATGCGAGAAGTTCGTGAGTTGGTAGGAAACCCTGCCCTGCGAGATGGATTGCAAGATTCGATTGCGTTGCTGCCAAATTTGCTCAATGATGCCCAGAAGACACTTGAAAGCACTCAGTCGACTTTTGAGGGGTTGCAAAGGGTCAGTGATCGATTTGAGCGAGTCGGTGCCGAGGCCGAATTGACCGTTGCGTCGGCGCGAAAAACAGTTGACAGTGTTGATCGAACGGTTCGCAATGTCGAAATGTTCACTCAGCCGTTGGCCGAACGCGGAGGAGAATTGGTCGATCAGGTCCTGCGAAGTCTAGCCAGTGTCGATCGGACGCTGATCGAAGTCGAAACGTTTGGCAAAGCCTTCAACAACTCGAATGGTTCGTTCCGCAGGTTTTTGGAAGACGATGATATCTACTACGATATCAAGCGAACGATAGGCAATATTGAGGAGGCTTCCGCACGCATTCGTCCTATTCTCGATGATATCCGAATCTTTAGCGACAAAATCGCTCGTGACCCCAGGGAACTAGGTGTTCGAGGTGCGATATCACAACGAGCGTCAGGCCTAGGTCTGAAATAG
- a CDS encoding ABC transporter ATP-binding protein has translation MSETMSDELVRCEGVTMVFDHHTILREIDVSILRGQTVAVIGESGCGKTVFMKTIVGLVKPTKGTVSFDGRALNDMTLPELTQTRKRFGFVFQNAALFDSMSIFENIAFPIRQNEIASESEVQQRVMQLLSEVGLPTEVAKKYPSALSGGMRKRVGLARALILRPELIVYDEPTTGLDPIMSDVINELILETRRRYPVTSVVVTHDMHTARKVADRVLMFYPRRRLEAGEPQILFDGSPSDLENAEDRRVRQFVRGEAGERLKEISLESSSLSL, from the coding sequence ATGAGTGAAACGATGTCGGATGAACTCGTACGTTGCGAGGGCGTGACGATGGTCTTCGATCATCACACGATTTTGCGTGAGATTGACGTTTCGATCCTGCGGGGCCAAACGGTCGCCGTGATCGGTGAAAGCGGTTGTGGCAAGACGGTCTTTATGAAAACCATCGTGGGCTTAGTCAAACCGACCAAGGGCACCGTTAGCTTCGATGGTCGCGCGCTCAACGATATGACATTGCCTGAGCTCACACAGACTCGAAAACGGTTTGGGTTTGTGTTTCAGAATGCTGCCCTCTTCGATAGCATGTCCATTTTTGAGAATATCGCATTTCCGATTAGGCAAAACGAGATCGCCTCGGAATCAGAGGTCCAACAGCGGGTAATGCAGTTATTATCGGAGGTTGGGTTGCCGACGGAAGTTGCCAAGAAGTATCCATCGGCATTGTCAGGCGGGATGAGGAAGCGTGTCGGTCTGGCTCGAGCTCTCATTTTACGCCCTGAATTGATCGTCTACGATGAACCGACGACAGGACTCGATCCGATTATGAGCGACGTCATTAACGAATTGATTTTGGAAACGAGGCGACGGTACCCGGTGACAAGTGTTGTTGTGACGCATGACATGCATACGGCTCGAAAGGTGGCAGATCGTGTTTTGATGTTTTATCCACGCCGCCGTTTGGAAGCAGGCGAACCTCAAATTCTTTTTGATGGTTCGCCAAGTGATTTAGAGAACGCAGAGGATCGGCGCGTTCGGCAATTTGTACGCGGGGAAGCTGGCGAGCGACTCAAAGAGATCTCGCTCGAGTCTTCTAGCCTTTCCCTTTGA
- a CDS encoding DUF2202 domain-containing protein: MKVTSMFCAGLIVVVSTSGLHAQSRMIGCRGCRAITGASTSAAQPLSQAEQDLLIGMLAEEKLAHDVYVSLAETTSQPIFTNISNAESRHQNALRQVAIRYAINVPSNNEQVGVFQDPKFQTLFDNLVEQGRQSALEAAKVGAKIEEMDIADLQEAIDASTHENVQFVYRNLERASRNHLRAFANSIKMLGGTYTSEYLSQDEFDRIADSTMETGGNGAAMRVGAGNGMGRRNGTGAGNGMGRGNGTGAGNGMGRRNGAGAGNGMGRGNAMGRGLGQWQSF; encoded by the coding sequence ATGAAAGTCACATCAATGTTCTGTGCAGGTCTAATCGTCGTCGTCAGCACGAGTGGGCTACATGCCCAATCACGCATGATTGGTTGCAGAGGATGTCGCGCGATCACCGGAGCAAGCACGTCTGCCGCTCAACCGCTGAGTCAAGCAGAGCAGGATCTTTTGATCGGAATGCTCGCGGAAGAAAAACTCGCCCACGATGTCTACGTCTCGCTCGCAGAAACAACGTCACAGCCAATCTTTACGAATATCTCCAACGCGGAATCGCGTCACCAGAACGCACTTCGGCAAGTGGCAATCCGCTATGCGATCAATGTCCCCTCCAACAACGAACAAGTTGGCGTTTTTCAGGACCCCAAATTCCAAACGCTTTTTGATAACTTAGTGGAACAGGGAAGACAGTCGGCACTCGAAGCTGCAAAAGTGGGAGCAAAAATCGAAGAAATGGATATCGCTGATCTTCAAGAAGCGATTGATGCCTCGACCCACGAAAATGTTCAGTTCGTCTACCGTAACCTTGAACGCGCTTCGCGAAACCATCTCCGCGCTTTTGCTAACTCCATTAAGATGCTTGGAGGAACCTACACGTCCGAATACCTTTCGCAGGACGAATTCGATCGTATCGCAGATTCAACGATGGAAACCGGCGGGAACGGTGCTGCAATGAGAGTAGGAGCTGGAAACGGAATGGGACGCCGAAACGGAACAGGAGCTGGAAACGGAATGGGACGCGGAAACGGAACAGGAGCTGGAAACGGAATGGGACGCCGAAACGGAGCAGGAGCTGGAAACGGAATGGGACGCGGAAACGCCATGGGACGCGGATTGGGTCAATGGCAGTCGTTTTAG
- the frr gene encoding ribosome recycling factor: protein MPSDDILVDTEERMEKAISVLSNNLSGIRTGRANPGLVDSIKVDVYGSATPLKQLASVGTPEPQQIVIRPYDTSTIKEIEKAIVAGDLGLNPQNDGRIIRLNVPPLSTDVRKKMVSRIKELAEDAKIAVRNIRRDANKALDNSEKEKEISEDDRDSLKGDVQELTKKFEAKATELAKARETEVLEA, encoded by the coding sequence ATGCCCAGCGATGATATTCTAGTCGATACCGAAGAGCGAATGGAAAAAGCGATTTCGGTACTAAGTAATAACTTGTCCGGAATTCGAACGGGACGGGCCAACCCCGGGCTTGTCGATTCGATCAAGGTGGATGTCTACGGGTCGGCAACTCCGTTGAAGCAACTCGCTTCGGTCGGTACCCCAGAACCTCAGCAAATCGTGATTCGTCCCTACGATACCTCAACGATCAAAGAGATCGAAAAGGCAATCGTTGCTGGCGATTTGGGTTTGAACCCACAAAACGATGGCCGTATCATTCGTCTGAACGTCCCACCTTTGTCGACGGACGTCCGCAAGAAGATGGTTTCAAGAATTAAAGAGTTGGCGGAGGACGCGAAAATTGCTGTGCGAAACATTCGCCGCGATGCGAACAAAGCTCTCGACAATTCAGAAAAAGAAAAAGAGATTTCGGAAGACGATCGTGATTCTCTTAAGGGCGACGTGCAAGAATTGACCAAGAAATTTGAAGCAAAGGCGACGGAGCTGGCCAAGGCTCGTGAAACCGAAGTACTCGAGGCCTAA
- a CDS encoding sigma-70 family RNA polymerase sigma factor gives MSLDNEHSEFARLIAQHQKAVQSYILANVPRWGDADEIWQETSVRLWLEFDKFQRGSNFSAWAIRVAHFEILTWRKKVGRSRLIFGSEFLECLEGEQDQFTSKQSQDRIKALDQCLENSTDKQRELLSRFYEPNRQVGQIAEAMKCSRDAVYKSVQRIRKMLRKCIERRLQNTELTP, from the coding sequence ATGTCGCTCGACAACGAACATTCGGAATTCGCTCGACTCATCGCTCAACATCAAAAGGCAGTGCAGAGTTACATTCTTGCCAATGTTCCTCGCTGGGGAGACGCGGACGAGATTTGGCAGGAGACGAGCGTCCGGCTATGGCTCGAGTTCGACAAGTTTCAACGGGGTTCCAATTTCTCGGCATGGGCGATCCGAGTGGCTCATTTTGAAATTCTGACCTGGCGAAAGAAGGTTGGTCGTAGCCGCTTGATTTTCGGAAGCGAGTTCCTCGAATGCTTGGAGGGCGAACAGGATCAGTTCACGTCGAAACAATCGCAAGATCGTATCAAAGCACTGGATCAATGTCTGGAAAATAGCACCGATAAACAACGCGAACTCCTCTCGCGTTTTTACGAACCCAATCGCCAAGTGGGACAGATTGCCGAGGCGATGAAGTGTAGCCGGGACGCGGTCTACAAGTCCGTCCAGCGGATTCGTAAAATGCTTCGGAAATGCATCGAACGACGGCTTCAAAACACGGAATTGACTCCGTGA
- the pyrH gene encoding UMP kinase has translation MSADSSAKSSLHFNRVVLKLSGESLADAGGRGISAHEAGEIARQIKQAHDTGCQIAIVIGGGNILRGAQFSGSNALVHEATAHYMGMLATTINSLAMQDALESHGLQTRVMSAIPTEKIAETFIRRRAIRHLEKGRIVILAAGIGNPFVTTDTAAAQRALELEADVVLKATRVDGVYSDDPEKNPHAVLYDTLTYTQVIEKKLRVMDATAIALCSEHSKPILVFNFKRDGNIVRAISGDMVGTWIGEPKK, from the coding sequence ATGTCTGCTGATTCCTCCGCAAAGTCTTCCTTGCATTTCAACCGTGTTGTCCTGAAGCTTAGTGGCGAGAGTCTGGCCGACGCGGGTGGCCGAGGAATTAGCGCACACGAAGCGGGTGAAATCGCTCGACAAATCAAGCAAGCTCACGATACGGGCTGCCAGATCGCCATCGTCATCGGCGGTGGGAATATCCTTCGTGGTGCCCAGTTCTCTGGTTCTAACGCGCTTGTCCATGAAGCAACCGCTCACTACATGGGCATGTTAGCGACAACGATTAACTCACTTGCGATGCAAGATGCGCTCGAATCGCACGGTTTGCAAACGCGAGTGATGTCGGCAATTCCAACTGAAAAAATTGCCGAAACCTTTATTCGCCGACGAGCGATTCGACATTTGGAAAAAGGCCGAATCGTGATTTTAGCGGCGGGGATTGGCAATCCTTTTGTGACAACCGACACGGCCGCGGCCCAGCGGGCTCTCGAGCTTGAAGCGGACGTGGTTTTGAAGGCGACGCGGGTTGACGGTGTCTATAGCGACGATCCTGAAAAGAACCCTCATGCGGTCCTGTACGATACCCTAACCTACACCCAGGTGATCGAGAAGAAACTTCGCGTCATGGACGCTACTGCGATTGCGTTGTGTAGCGAACATAGCAAGCCAATTCTTGTTTTCAACTTCAAACGAGATGGGAATATCGTGCGAGCGATTTCGGGTGATATGGTCGGCACTTGGATTGGTGAGCCGAAGAAATAG
- a CDS encoding HTTM domain-containing protein, giving the protein MIQVLSAAVKKGTTDWLRDSVAAWDRFWFSPRYPQVLGILRIATGLMLLYCHCVLASELFRFLGDHAWINNATAVQLHDGSFGVADAGWSYLWYIESPTVLVAHHVVTILITAAFAAGMVTRLTAPAAWFLQLMYLHRLTGALFGLDQIVTYLTMYLMLTPAGSCYSVDAWLRRTFADKCSSRRKLAWLFPEATPSVAANVGTRLFQIHLCVIYLFGGLSKARGELWWDGTATWFAVANYEYQSLDMTWIGEYPRIFSSLTHVTLFWEISYAALIWPRLTRPIVLLIALAVHGGIAICMGMVTFGTMMIIANLVFIEPHWLLASPSDE; this is encoded by the coding sequence ATGATTCAAGTCTTGAGCGCGGCTGTGAAGAAGGGAACGACGGATTGGCTTCGAGATAGTGTGGCCGCCTGGGATCGATTTTGGTTTTCGCCTCGATATCCGCAAGTCCTCGGTATCCTGCGGATTGCGACCGGCCTGATGCTGCTCTATTGCCACTGTGTACTGGCCAGCGAGCTGTTTCGTTTTTTAGGCGATCATGCCTGGATCAACAATGCGACTGCGGTTCAATTGCATGATGGCTCGTTCGGCGTAGCGGATGCGGGTTGGAGTTATCTGTGGTATATCGAGAGTCCCACGGTATTGGTGGCCCATCACGTTGTAACGATCCTCATCACCGCTGCTTTTGCGGCCGGAATGGTTACCCGTCTCACGGCACCGGCAGCTTGGTTTCTGCAGCTCATGTATCTGCATCGACTGACCGGTGCATTATTCGGGCTTGATCAAATTGTGACCTATCTAACGATGTACTTGATGTTAACACCGGCGGGAAGCTGTTATAGCGTCGACGCGTGGTTGCGGCGAACGTTCGCGGACAAGTGTTCGTCTCGCCGAAAACTCGCTTGGTTGTTCCCCGAAGCCACCCCGAGTGTCGCTGCAAACGTAGGCACACGATTGTTTCAGATTCATCTGTGCGTGATCTACTTGTTTGGTGGCTTATCAAAAGCAAGAGGTGAACTTTGGTGGGATGGGACGGCCACGTGGTTTGCGGTCGCCAATTACGAGTACCAATCGCTCGATATGACTTGGATTGGTGAGTATCCGCGAATTTTTTCGTCGCTAACTCACGTCACGCTGTTTTGGGAAATATCGTATGCGGCCTTGATTTGGCCTCGCCTGACCCGACCGATTGTTTTACTCATTGCGTTGGCGGTTCATGGTGGAATCGCAATATGCATGGGAATGGTTACGTTTGGTACGATGATGATTATCGCCAATTTGGTCTTCATCGAGCCTCATTGGTTGCTAGCAAGCCCGTCGGATGAATGA